The DNA window TGAGTCGAAGTTCGTGACGGGCGCGGAGTTGGTCATTGACGGGGGGTACACGGCTCGGTAGCCTCGCGAGGCATGCAGCCGGTGCCTGGTATACAAGATTCCCCCACATGCACTTGCGCGAATCCTACCATGCAGCACTGCGGCGTGTATTGCATCTTCTTAAATGTCATTTAGAGAAAATATGTCCCCTGATTTTGTCTCCGCTCTGAGTGTTCGCTGATCGATCGCCGCTCATTCCGCTTGTTCCTGCCGGATTGCCCCCCGCATTCCTGTACGCCCCCTCCTCACACGTCCCCGGTCCGGTTCCCGTCCATTGTTCTTGCCGGCACCCTCGACATTCCCCTTCGTCCTCGAATCGAAAAAACCTCTTCTGCCCATGTTAACCATCCGCCGCATCCTATTTCCCACCGATTTTTCCGACGGCGCCGCCCGTGCCTTTCCGCAGGCTGCTCATCTTGCGGACTGGCATGATGCAGAACTGCACATCGTGCACGTGGCCGGTCCTCAGGACGAGGCCGACACCGCCCTTCCGGTCTCCCAGGATACCCTCCAGGAGTGGCTCGGGCAGCCGTCGGGGTCGTTTTCCCTGGACACGCTTTCCATCGTGCAGCATCAGGTTGAGTCGGACGCGCCCCCGGAGCGCCTCGTTGCCTACACCGAAGATCAGGACATTGATCTCGTGGTGATGGGGACCCATGGGCGCCGGGGCATCCGCCGGATGATCCTGGGAAGTGTCACGGAGGAGGTGTTACGGAAGGCCTCGTGCCCCGTCCTTACGGTTCGGTCCGACGCCGAAGAGACGCCCAAGCAGGCCATTCGTCGCATTCTCGTGCCGGTCGATTTCTCGGAGGCCTCGGAGATCGCGGTGCAGCACGCAAAAGAAATTGCGCAGACCTACGGTGCGGAGATTGATCTGCTGCACGTCGTGGAAGAGGTCGTCTACCCGTCGGCGTATGGGGTGGAGCCACCGTACGTGCCCTCACAGGATATAGTGGCCCGGGTCGAGAAGGCCCTGGGCACCATGGCCCGAGAGGACATTGGGTACGAGCACGTGCAGGTGTCGGCCCGGATCGGGTACGCGCCCCTCACGATTCTCGACTATGTGGAAAGCAACGACATCGACCTGATCGTTCTGGCTACACACGGCCGCACCGGTCTCGACCGAATGCTACTGGGCAGCGTAGCCGAGCGTGTCATCCGTCGAGCACCCACACCTGTGTTTATCGTCAAGCCCGACCAGAAATCGCTCGTGCCGCCGGCTAAGGCCGAAGCCGCTGCGACCTCTGAGTAATGCCCACGGGCCGTCGGTGCTGCGTCCGTTCCTTTTGCTCTAAAGTCCTCACGTTGCCATGAGCGCCTCTCCCCAGATCCTTGTTCTCGGCTGCAACTTTGCCGGCCTCACCACGGCACGATACATTCGGGAGTACGCGGGCGAGGAGGTCGACATTACCTGCATCGACCGGAAGCCGTACCTCACGTTCATCCCCAACATTCCGCTGGAGGTGTGGCACAACAACAATCCGGCCGAGGAGCTGCACCTGCCGTTCGTCAAGTTTCTCGATCGGGATGATATCCGGTTCCTTCAAGGCGAGGTGCAGACCATTGACGTTGAGGCCGAGTCCGTCGAATTTACCCCGGCGGAGCGGTCCGGATCGGCCGCCGAGACGATCGATTACGACTACCTCGTCGTGGCGCTCGGCAACAACCTGGCCTTCGACGATATCGAGGGCTTCGCTGAGCACGGGCACACCTTTACCGACACGTACTACGGCGAAAAAGTCCGCCGCTACCTCTTTGACGGCGGCTACAAAGGCGGACCGATTGTCATCGGATCCGACCGTTTCCTCCAGGGACACCATCCCAAGCTGCCCGATCTTCCCGAAGCCGAAGCAGCCTGCGAGGGCCCGCCCGTCGAGATTGCCTTTTCGATGGCGCACTGGCTCGACGAGCAGGGCAAGGGCGATGCGAGCTCCATCACCCTCACCACGCCGGCCGAGGTCATTGCCGAGGACGCGGGCAAAAAGATCCTTGATGAGCTGCTCCCGATGGTCCAGAACATGGGCTTCGGCTACCGGGCCGACACGAAGGGCATTAAGCGCCTCTACGCAGACGGCATCGAGTTCGACGACGGCTCCAGCCTGGAGGCGGAGATGAAGATTATTTTCCCGAACTGGACGGCCCACGACGTGCTGAAGGGGCTGCCCATCACCGACGATCAGGGCTTCGTCGTCACGGACCTGCACATGCGCAATCCGGACTACCCGAACGTCTTCGCCGTGGGCGACGCGGCCTCCGTCACCGTGCCCAAACTCGGATCGCTGGGGCACAAGGAGGCCGAAATCTGCGCGAAGGTGCTGGGGGATGAGACA is part of the Salinibacter sp. 10B genome and encodes:
- a CDS encoding universal stress protein; amino-acid sequence: MLTIRRILFPTDFSDGAARAFPQAAHLADWHDAELHIVHVAGPQDEADTALPVSQDTLQEWLGQPSGSFSLDTLSIVQHQVESDAPPERLVAYTEDQDIDLVVMGTHGRRGIRRMILGSVTEEVLRKASCPVLTVRSDAEETPKQAIRRILVPVDFSEASEIAVQHAKEIAQTYGAEIDLLHVVEEVVYPSAYGVEPPYVPSQDIVARVEKALGTMAREDIGYEHVQVSARIGYAPLTILDYVESNDIDLIVLATHGRTGLDRMLLGSVAERVIRRAPTPVFIVKPDQKSLVPPAKAEAAATSE
- a CDS encoding FAD-dependent oxidoreductase, producing the protein MSASPQILVLGCNFAGLTTARYIREYAGEEVDITCIDRKPYLTFIPNIPLEVWHNNNPAEELHLPFVKFLDRDDIRFLQGEVQTIDVEAESVEFTPAERSGSAAETIDYDYLVVALGNNLAFDDIEGFAEHGHTFTDTYYGEKVRRYLFDGGYKGGPIVIGSDRFLQGHHPKLPDLPEAEAACEGPPVEIAFSMAHWLDEQGKGDASSITLTTPAEVIAEDAGKKILDELLPMVQNMGFGYRADTKGIKRLYADGIEFDDGSSLEAEMKIIFPNWTAHDVLKGLPITDDQGFVVTDLHMRNPDYPNVFAVGDAASVTVPKLGSLGHKEAEICAKVLGDETGVYIPDEPISPLEFEVICMGDMGGRRGFYMHTNEWWGGDTSILKMGYTPHALKMGFKTIYYTTGGKVPTWGLPLSEFVADHTVI